The Scomber japonicus isolate fScoJap1 chromosome 21, fScoJap1.pri, whole genome shotgun sequence region TGATGATGTCAATCTTTACTTGTCTGTTGAGGGAGTTGACAGCAGTCCAGTCCAGAAAAGCCTTGTGCTTTTCCCTCAGGCTGTTTTTAATGTGGTAGGCGATCCAGGGTTTGGAGTTGGGATATCTCCTGACAGTTCTGATGGGGATCGTGCATGAGATGCAATGTCAACAGATGTTTAATGTCTGAGAAATTGAACCGAGTGATAACTCCTGTCTCCCATCCAGCCAACCCTGTCCAGCATCAGCCGTGTCGTCACCCATGACGTCCCAGTAGACGTTATCCCTCGTCGGCTCTGGCACGAGTTCAAAGAACCAAGCATGCCAGACTTTGACGTAAGACACACATCCATATAACTGTGGAGAGATTATACATGTGGAGCTTTTTAAATTCCTCTGAAATATGAAGAGAAGGTGGATTTACCGATGTTGTGTTTCCCTCACAGGTCAGTATCTACCTGCCTGCTCTGAAGACCATGAAGAACATtgtggacagaatgaagaaccTCTCCAACTTCCTGGTAGCTCCACGTTCCTCCTCCAGAATTATCCTTTACAATTGGTCCACAACTTTTTTGAACCTGCAGAAACTCAAGAGTAAacgtgttgttttgtgtgtttgtctcaggTAATAGAGGCCAACCTGAACGGAGAGATGAACCTGAAGATTGAGACAGACCTGGTTTCTGTCACCACTCACTTCAAAGACCTGGGAAATCCTCCATGGGGTAAAAAcaatgttgttgttgcttgtttttTAGCTGCATTAGTCTCAGTCTGTTGATCCATCACTgtagtccagactgaaatatctcaacaactactggatggGTGCAGACATTCAGATTCCCTTCCTGATGACATTTCCTTTAGTGTCACCATGGGGTTTGTGTCATGATACCAGACATAGTTTGAACAATGAAAGCAGGGAGATTGTCCTCAGTCTGTAGTTGATTGCAGCGTGAGTCTAACATGAGATATTCTGggggtttttaaaaatatttatcagattgaTTGCCATAAAATTCGgttcacacattcatgttccccagaagaatacattttaatgactttaatgaTCCTTTAGCGCCctcagcaggtcaaagttctCCCTAATACTGTGTAATGTCTACAATATGTGCAGACAACGTTTCCTAATGACTCATCTGACTCAAACATTGTTGGCTCAGagtaaaatgtttcaacagTTATTAGATGGATTGCCTTTAAATTTGGTTAACACAATCGTGTctccctcaggatgaattgtaattaCTTGGTGATCCTCTGTCGCTTTTCCTTCATGAGCtgaaatgttaattttttttcccaaattccTACGAAACCAATGCTTATATTCAGATAGTAAATATGGTGagcttcatttctttctttttccacttCTTCTGCTTCATGATTGAGCTATTATTTTGGGtatatatcaataataatagCTTTGTGTGATGATGACGTTATCCTGTCCTTAAGATTTGAAGATAAGCAGGTTAAATGTACtagaaaacatcattatttccCATCTGCTAGAGAGCTAGAGAAGCTTCACACATGTCCCCTGcctgttccctccttcctctcctccactcaggTGATGACGCCTCCCAGGACGGCGGTCCGTCTCAGAGCAGAGACCCAGACGACATGGCCCAGGCCAGAGTGGACATCAGGAAGCTGCAGCAGTTCCTCATGGGACAGCAGGTCAACCCCAGCAAGGCCATGTGCAGTAAGTCGTCTCTCAGCTGCACACACTCCGCTTCAATGGAGATTAAAGTTTAGTGTTGCATCAGTAAAGGATTTGACTATATTTGGTCCATCATGTCTCCTCAGATATCGTCCATCAGAGGATCCTCCACCTGATTCTGCTGCATGAAGACGTTTCGCTGCAGTATTTTATCCCTGCGGTGGCGTAGACGCTCTGCAGACAagtaaaggaaaaaagataTAAATGGACAATGTGTCTGTTTTGGGAGTTTCCCCCACATGGCAAAGGACTCTTCTGTCACTCCAAGCCCAGATTGAGAGAAACTCATGACGTCTGGAAGTGTGTCCtacatttgagaggctggaGAATCTCAGGAAGACTTTACTCACTGGCCTTTGGTAGGAGTGAGGACATGTTGGTAAATGCACATTGATCaaggaggaaggtgaggaaagTGACATTTGGACAattgagaagagagagagaagttacACGTGTTGTTATTGAGTTcagatgatgtgtttttgtattaaaagtgttttttatcaCTTATTTAGTTTGGTGTTatttattttggcttcactATAATACAATAGAtagatttatcatttaaaagcCTCCAAGAATAACCTGAACATGACCAAAAATCATCGTCCTAGTTAATAGTTATTGCTGGAATGACTTTGTACCGTAGATGCAAACTCATCACTTGGGGGAGGAAAACAAAATcaccattttaaatgaaaaatatgacaACCACATGATTTGATTGATACTTGTGGtgcaagaggagagaagagagctgTTGAACTGCGCTATAGGTCATTACCTCATCCAAACCAAACTAGGTTAAACTTTATTTGCCCTGTCACCATTTACTGCTTCCTTGGTTCAATCCGCCCACTCAATATTTTCAGTTATGTAAGTGTTGATGGGGAGGGGCAGCACTGACCTGGTGATCCAGGTGAGTGAGAGATGGGAGAGAGCTCTTCAATCAGTCACTTCAGACTCCATTTCAGGATGATggacagaggagaaggaggaaaaactgACATCTGAGGCAGGGTGAGTGTTAACCAGGGTTGAGAAggttattttggaaatgtaatatgttACAGATTACttgttactctgtttaaaatgtaataagtaatgtaactgtttcaatgacttcatcaaagtaatataacttattacatttgatgacttttctaattttctaaccaatgttttcagctgttagggtaaatgttcccagtagggctgggtattgtcaatgatttcctgaaTCGATTCAATTCCGATTCACAGGGTCTCGATTTTTGATTCGCTTCGGTTAATATTGATTCAattttatgttcccagagtttctgttttgtaagtcagacaatatttttaacacgcaatcatgtgtggacaccaaatTCTTCAAGAGTAAAGTGAAATcatgagtctgatccaacactgggatctagcatgataacatctatgtgtatttacccttaagaccagtgacattttaaatcatgtcattttgaattatgatgtcatgtaaccaatgattttcaaaaaatgcacataaagattatggataagcatgtcagttcaaatacaagacaaagttgtaaactctcaaattataattattattttaaatttcatgcttccatctattctctctGAATGAGTTAAGGATATGGTGAGCTGGTTTGTAGTTTAACAACACACTGAAAAGGCTGGTCAGGAAAACACTGCTTGTGCTGTGCTGTTGTATGTGTGGGTTTTAAAAGATGACACCTAAGTTTGAAGTTCCAGGATTTATTATAACCTCAATCCCAACTGAGACAGAGTGACACTCTGCTTTGCAAAGATACACTTGACTTGACAGTAAAAAAAGGCAAACAAGTGTAATGACTCAGGTGTCACAAACAGATATGACCAAAAAATCAATTCACAGAATTTTTAATCAATAtcgaatttttaaatagaaattcgatattaattgatggattgattttttttttttttttggacacacccctagttcccattaagcaccaaaatctaagttcaactgtttttcatggatactgacatgatttataagggagatcatttcttataaagcaacatttatctctcatgtgaaaatgtatgtaatgtattcattagttcatgtagatgttggaatataaaataaagatatttgatgaataaagtgggtttaattgttactgtgactccatttaagtccatgtgtgctccaaataaggaaagttcagttacatttattttgtcattaaattacataacaccattacatgtaactagttactccccaacgcTGGTGTTAACAcaacattataattattttactgTCTGAGCCAGGTATCTGAGGATTGTACAGGGAAGAAGAGTCAGGATGAACTTCTGTAGATACAAAAGGACTGCGAGAAAACAGGTATGTACGAACTTGTTCATGTGTGGTATTTGCTTGATATTTTTTCAGTATAACTCTTGAACAGACCTGCTTCTTTTGAATCTTGGTTTTCTAATCTCAGATTTACTGGACTGACAAGATGAGTGTTCGTATAGAGGAAGAGTTCTATGAACAGTGTGTGCAGGGGCCTGCCTCAGCTGCATTTCATTGTGCATTCCTCTATTACATAATGacagtaaaaaatgaaacttGAACCTTGAAATGAGCACATAACAGCCTGAATGAGGAGTGTTAGACTTCGAAGGTTAATTAAGATGTTGAGCAATAGCACCACACAGTGGACATGGCCTTATAAGCCTGGATATTGttggtatttttctttttgttgacaaatctcatgtgcagagccaaaccaacaatgaatagaTCTGCTAACAAGTATTGTATATTAGATCCTGATATATCTAATAACTCAGTGGTGTAGACCTCTATCATTGTTATATGTCGATTCCCTCCAGCCAGTGATATTTCCTGGTTAATGATCAACCTTTTTTCTCAAACAGAGAATTAGGGTGTGTTTAAAAGTATGACATAATCCATTTCCATTTAAACAGATTGCCATTCTAGCACAACGGTATGTGACAGGATGGTAGTGATATAGCCTAACATGTCCACTTTCTACAGCATTAGTTATATAGTCTTGGTTACATTTCAGTAACAGTGGTATGTGAAATCCATAGGTGAAATCAGACAATGGCTTCTTTATTAATAGATCATCTATCATAAACAATGAcaactttctttattttattgtaaatgtttgtaaatgtcCTTCCTCAGTGGCGAGGCCTGGTTCTATGAGGGTGCAGATGGATGTATTGAACCCCCCAATTTAAGTAAGAAATTTGAATAATAAATGCTTGTGGCTTAATGGATTTAAAACTCTTGAGTTTCTCTGACACTTAAATGACTGCAGCTGAATTGTGGCTTTCTGTCAAATCAGTCAGATTGGCTTACCGATTGTAAAGGCAACTGTGTTCTTATCAGTGTTCTCTGATTTTACCAGAGAGCCAAGATGGCGGAGATGGACCTCCTCAACATTCTGGACGATTTAACAGACAATGAATTTGAGAACTTCAA contains the following coding sequences:
- the hus1 gene encoding checkpoint protein HUS1, encoding MKFRGKIVDIACLNHFTRVITTISKLTKMCVLRLTPDNLYFVLSGKVANGGVSMWCELSQANFFDEYQMEGVSSEANEICLEVTPENLSRALKTVQSAKAVKIKLTKKHCPCLTIAAELPTLSSISRVVTHDVPVDVIPRRLWHEFKEPSMPDFDVSIYLPALKTMKNIVDRMKNLSNFLVIEANLNGEMNLKIETDLVSVTTHFKDLGNPPWGDDASQDGGPSQSRDPDDMAQARVDIRKLQQFLMGQQVNPSKAMCNIVHQRILHLILLHEDVSLQYFIPAVA